The Limnochorda sp. LNt genome includes a region encoding these proteins:
- the lipA gene encoding lipoyl synthase: protein MPAMEAPRVKVVPGGLRKRPLDDGRPRPKPEWLKVPLPGGPTYAFVSGVVKQLGLFTVCQEARCPNVAECWGHGTATFMLLGSVCTRACKFCAVSTGNPRGLLDPTEPDRVAEAVARLRLEYVVLTSVDRDDLPDGGAGHFAQAVRAIKARAPWVRVEALTPDFRGDRRAVATVMESGLDVFANNVETVRRLTPRVRDPRAGYDQTLQVLAFAKRYRPEVLTKSSLMLGLGETDEEIRQAMRDLRAVGVDILTLGQYLRPSPSHLPVERYVTPAEFDRYRQWGYEEGFVEVFSGPLVRSSYRAERVFKEARAR, encoded by the coding sequence ATGCCCGCGATGGAGGCGCCCCGCGTCAAGGTGGTCCCGGGAGGGCTTCGCAAGCGACCGCTGGACGACGGCCGACCCCGGCCCAAGCCCGAGTGGCTCAAGGTGCCCCTGCCGGGGGGGCCCACCTACGCCTTCGTATCCGGGGTGGTCAAGCAGCTCGGGCTGTTCACCGTCTGCCAGGAGGCACGCTGTCCCAACGTGGCGGAGTGCTGGGGCCACGGGACCGCCACCTTCATGCTCCTGGGCTCGGTCTGCACCCGGGCGTGCAAGTTTTGCGCCGTCTCGACGGGCAACCCCCGGGGCCTGCTGGACCCCACCGAGCCCGACCGGGTCGCCGAGGCCGTGGCGCGCCTGCGCCTGGAGTACGTCGTCTTGACATCGGTGGATCGTGACGACCTGCCCGACGGGGGGGCCGGACATTTCGCCCAGGCGGTACGTGCCATCAAGGCACGGGCCCCCTGGGTCCGGGTGGAGGCGCTGACGCCGGACTTCCGGGGCGACCGGCGGGCGGTGGCCACCGTCATGGAGTCGGGCCTGGACGTCTTCGCCAACAACGTGGAGACGGTGCGGCGCCTCACACCTCGCGTGCGGGACCCGAGGGCGGGCTACGACCAGACCCTGCAGGTGCTGGCCTTCGCCAAGCGGTACCGGCCCGAGGTCCTGACCAAGTCGAGCCTGATGCTGGGGCTCGGCGAGACCGACGAGGAGATCCGACAAGCCATGCGGGACCTCCGAGCGGTCGGGGTCGACATCCTGACCCTGGGGCAGTACCTGCGCCCCAGCCCCAGCCATCTGCCGGTGGAGCGCTACGTCACGCCCGCCGAGTTCGACCGGTACCGGCAATGGGGATACGAGGAGGGCTTCGTGGAGGTCTTCAGCGGGCCGCTGGTGCGCAGCTCCTACCGGGCCGAGCGAGTCTTCAAGGAGGCCCGGGCCCGGTAG
- a CDS encoding ABC transporter substrate-binding protein, translating to MQGSRSGQAGDVRRLHRRAFLKQLGVVGGALVGSHALTLRVQAQARPAVVRVGTLIDYTGALAEFGPSHRNAVELAAAQLNEAAQRVLGGPLVELVHEDSGTTASVGIDRARKLVEVDRVPAIIGSLASGVTIPVAESVTIPAGVVQISQASTSPLITFLPADTQRDFLFRTVASDALQGVVAAQLAAGEIVQGYRVRRAATIYVNNPYGQGLSNGFAHSFQLRGGIVTAQVPVPEEPKPTYTAELALALRGDPEVIFAATYPGQAVVYMKEAVEVFGFSNFQYTDGTKSEEIVRVLGASVVEGQLGTAPGSDPEWEGFRAFAQAYEARYGQRPPLPYMDTAYDAMAVIGLAIARAHLDGVAVTGAALRDRLRQVANPPGERVGPGEFERALRLLQQGQSVDYTGAAGPVDFDDAGDVVTPVEVWRYAGGTIETVTIRRADQIPAE from the coding sequence ATGCAGGGGTCGAGATCGGGGCAGGCGGGGGACGTCCGGCGGCTCCACCGTCGCGCCTTTCTCAAGCAGCTCGGCGTCGTGGGCGGGGCGTTGGTCGGGTCCCACGCCTTGACCCTCAGGGTGCAGGCGCAGGCGCGGCCAGCCGTCGTCAGGGTGGGGACCCTCATCGACTACACGGGGGCCCTGGCGGAGTTCGGGCCGAGCCACCGCAACGCCGTCGAGCTGGCCGCCGCGCAGCTCAACGAGGCGGCCCAGCGGGTGCTGGGCGGGCCTCTGGTGGAGCTGGTCCACGAGGACTCGGGGACGACGGCCTCGGTGGGCATCGACCGGGCCCGCAAGCTGGTCGAGGTCGATCGGGTGCCGGCCATCATCGGCTCGCTGGCCTCGGGCGTCACCATCCCGGTGGCGGAGTCGGTCACCATCCCGGCGGGGGTCGTGCAGATCTCGCAGGCCAGCACGTCCCCGCTCATCACCTTCCTGCCGGCCGACACCCAGCGCGACTTTCTCTTCCGCACCGTCGCCTCGGACGCGCTCCAGGGCGTAGTGGCGGCGCAGCTGGCGGCCGGCGAGATCGTGCAGGGCTACCGCGTCCGTCGGGCGGCCACCATCTACGTCAACAACCCGTACGGCCAGGGGCTCTCCAACGGATTCGCCCACTCCTTCCAGCTGCGGGGCGGCATCGTCACCGCGCAGGTGCCGGTGCCGGAGGAGCCCAAGCCCACCTACACGGCCGAGCTGGCGCTGGCCTTGCGGGGCGACCCCGAGGTCATCTTCGCGGCCACCTATCCGGGCCAGGCCGTCGTCTACATGAAGGAGGCCGTGGAGGTCTTCGGCTTCTCCAACTTCCAGTACACGGACGGCACCAAGTCGGAGGAGATCGTCCGGGTGCTGGGCGCTTCGGTGGTCGAGGGGCAGCTGGGGACGGCACCGGGATCGGACCCCGAGTGGGAGGGCTTCCGGGCCTTCGCGCAGGCCTACGAGGCGCGCTACGGCCAGCGCCCGCCCCTGCCTTACATGGACACGGCGTACGACGCGATGGCCGTCATCGGGCTCGCCATCGCCCGGGCCCACCTGGACGGCGTCGCCGTCACCGGCGCGGCGCTGCGGGATCGCCTGCGCCAGGTCGCCAACCCGCCGGGCGAGCGGGTGGGGCCGGGCGAGTTCGAGCGGGCGCTGCGCCTGCTCCAGCAGGGGCAGTCCGTGGATTACACGGGCGCCGCGGGCCCCGTGGACTTCGACGACGCCGGCGACGTGGTGACGCCCGTCGAGGTGTGGCGCTACGCGGGCGGCACCATCGAGACGGTGACCATCCGGCGTGCCGACCAGATCCCCGCCGAGTGA
- a CDS encoding NUDIX hydrolase produces the protein MEPQWIRWAKRIQALAQAGLTYATDPYDQERYRELRRIAVDMLATQCGLGSEAQRVSLEELFAGEAGYPTPKVDVRSVVFDGDRVLLVKERSDGRWSLPGGWADVGSSPSEMAAREVAEEAGYVVRPVRLLAVWDNSRHHDRPVAYAVYKICIACQLTGGQPRASIETEAVGWFAVEELPPLSPTRITAEQIRRLYRLYRDPSLPPEFD, from the coding sequence GTGGAGCCTCAGTGGATCCGGTGGGCCAAGCGCATCCAGGCGCTGGCCCAGGCGGGCCTGACCTATGCCACGGACCCCTACGACCAGGAGCGGTACCGGGAGCTTCGCCGGATCGCGGTCGACATGCTGGCGACCCAATGCGGGCTGGGATCCGAGGCCCAGCGCGTAAGCCTGGAGGAGCTCTTCGCCGGGGAGGCCGGCTACCCGACCCCCAAGGTGGACGTGCGGTCGGTGGTCTTCGACGGCGATCGCGTGCTGCTGGTCAAGGAGCGTTCCGACGGTCGATGGTCGCTGCCTGGCGGCTGGGCCGACGTCGGCTCGTCGCCCTCCGAGATGGCGGCACGGGAGGTGGCCGAGGAGGCCGGGTACGTGGTGCGCCCGGTGCGCCTGCTCGCGGTGTGGGACAACTCCCGCCACCACGACCGCCCCGTGGCCTACGCGGTCTACAAGATCTGCATCGCCTGCCAGCTGACCGGCGGCCAGCCCCGCGCCAGCATCGAGACCGAGGCCGTGGGCTGGTTCGCCGTCGAGGAGCTGCCGCCGCTGTCGCCGACCCGGATCACCGCAGAGCAGATCCGGCGCCTGTACCGTCTCTACCGCGACCCGTCGCTGCCTCCCGAGTTCGACTGA
- a CDS encoding (Fe-S)-binding protein, translating into MRVAFFVGCVNDVFFARAAVGAARILEHLGVSVHFPEQQTCCGQAHFNSGQRLQAAALARHFLRTFESAEYVVAPTGSCVAMIREHYSALLAGDPAAARQGRALGVRTYEFTQFVTEVLGVEDLGARCPVTAAYHTSCHASRLLGAAGAAERLLRCVRGLTLVPFEGADRCCGFGGAFAVKSPEVSVAMADDKLDAIRAAGADVVVSADGSCLLHLMGRARRRGLRLRFVHVAELLAEGMGLLAPPSGAAALRADAAAGAAARPAGGGRS; encoded by the coding sequence ATGCGGGTCGCCTTCTTCGTCGGCTGTGTCAACGACGTCTTCTTCGCTCGCGCCGCGGTGGGAGCGGCCCGCATCCTCGAGCACCTGGGCGTGAGCGTCCACTTCCCCGAGCAGCAGACCTGCTGCGGCCAGGCCCACTTCAACAGCGGCCAGCGTCTGCAGGCCGCGGCCCTGGCCCGCCATTTCCTGCGGACCTTCGAGTCCGCGGAGTACGTGGTGGCTCCGACCGGCTCCTGCGTGGCCATGATCCGGGAGCACTACTCGGCCCTCCTGGCGGGTGACCCGGCAGCGGCGCGACAGGGCCGGGCCCTGGGCGTTCGCACCTACGAGTTCACGCAGTTCGTGACGGAGGTACTGGGGGTCGAGGATCTGGGGGCCCGATGCCCCGTGACCGCCGCCTACCATACCTCGTGCCACGCAAGCCGTCTCCTGGGCGCCGCCGGGGCGGCGGAGCGGCTCCTGAGGTGCGTGCGGGGGCTGACGCTCGTGCCCTTCGAGGGCGCCGACCGGTGTTGCGGCTTCGGAGGGGCTTTCGCGGTCAAGTCGCCCGAGGTGTCGGTGGCCATGGCCGACGACAAGCTGGACGCCATCCGGGCGGCGGGGGCCGACGTGGTGGTCTCGGCCGACGGCTCCTGCCTGCTGCACCTGATGGGCCGTGCACGGCGGCGGGGGCTGCGCCTGCGCTTCGTGCACGTGGCGGAGCTGCTGGCGGAGGGGATGGGGCTGCTGGCTCCGCCGTCGGGGGCCGCGGCACTACGAGCCGATGCCGCGGCAGGGGCGGCGGCCCGGCCGGCAGGAGGCGGCCGGTCATGA
- a CDS encoding branched-chain amino acid ABC transporter permease produces MAWRPYAGALVSVAALAWLVGALRQSGADARLVLSLVAWGIMLGGIVGLGAIGLSLVYGVLRFGNFAHGDLMTVGAYAALAILPMLPQGPPLRPLSFGWEMIPALLLAMALTGLVSVAIDRILYRPLRRRRSSPVLVAMASLGAAFFLRSALYLGWGADFRFYYTGRARPSIALPLGIRLRPDQIFVMALAVVLVVLTYLLLTRTRLGKAMRATADNPVLARVSGIDTERIARWTWLIGGALAGAGGVMLGLDAQLRPEMGWALLLPMFAAAILGGIGNPYGALVGGLVMGVVQQVSTVVVNPAYAPGVALVVMIALLLLRPRGLLGGAAG; encoded by the coding sequence GTGGCCTGGCGACCGTACGCCGGCGCCTTGGTGAGCGTGGCGGCCCTGGCCTGGCTGGTGGGCGCGTTGCGCCAGAGCGGCGCGGATGCGCGCCTGGTGCTCTCCCTGGTGGCCTGGGGGATCATGCTGGGGGGCATCGTCGGCCTGGGCGCCATCGGGCTGTCGCTGGTCTACGGCGTGCTGCGGTTCGGCAACTTCGCCCACGGCGACCTGATGACGGTGGGGGCGTACGCCGCCCTGGCGATCCTGCCCATGCTCCCCCAGGGGCCGCCGCTGCGTCCCCTGTCGTTCGGCTGGGAGATGATCCCTGCCCTGCTGCTGGCGATGGCCCTCACCGGCCTGGTGAGCGTGGCCATCGACCGGATCCTGTACCGGCCCCTGCGACGGCGACGCAGCTCGCCCGTGCTGGTGGCGATGGCCTCCCTGGGCGCGGCCTTCTTCCTGCGCAGCGCCCTCTACCTGGGCTGGGGCGCCGACTTCCGCTTCTACTACACGGGGCGGGCCCGTCCGTCCATCGCCCTGCCTCTCGGGATCCGCCTGCGCCCCGACCAGATCTTCGTCATGGCGCTGGCGGTGGTGCTGGTGGTGCTCACCTACCTGCTGCTGACCCGCACGCGGCTGGGCAAGGCCATGCGTGCCACGGCCGACAACCCCGTGCTGGCCCGGGTCAGTGGCATCGACACGGAGCGCATCGCCCGCTGGACCTGGCTCATCGGCGGAGCGCTGGCGGGGGCGGGCGGCGTCATGCTGGGGCTCGACGCGCAGCTGCGGCCCGAGATGGGATGGGCCCTGCTGTTGCCCATGTTCGCCGCCGCCATCCTGGGCGGCATCGGCAACCCGTACGGCGCCCTGGTGGGCGGGCTCGTCATGGGGGTCGTCCAGCAGGTCTCCACCGTGGTCGTCAACCCGGCGTACGCGCCGGGCGTCGCCCTGGTGGTGATGATCGCCCTGCTGCTCCTGCGGCCGCGGGGCCTGTTAGGGGGGGCGGCGGGCTGA
- a CDS encoding branched-chain amino acid ABC transporter permease, with the protein MLGRVVLLAVPLAILTVRLVPWRGWLRLGAGVIVAGLAAWLLVALAPPGLLAYLVSFAVMASIFAMLSLGLNVQWGYTGLFNIGIAGFFAVGAFTSALFTTAMPTGPLAAYSQQAFGLEAPFVVGVGAAAILSGLLAAAIGLLTLRLQQDYLAIATIGIAELVRLVFQNERWLANGPQPLRGIPRPLECLVQDPPCRWLPGPLQSVVAPLEPRDYPYVYLMLAVLGVTLVYVLIERAIRSPWGRVLRAIREEETSAAMNGKDVLAFKLQALVVGAVIMGAAGAFYAHYLVSIDYGHFTPLYGTFLIWVMLMLGGSGNNRGAVLGAFVVWGIWTGTTFVTDWLNPLLAAVSPDLPARSPYLRYMLVAVMLELIILFRPQGLLGEERKVSVLYEG; encoded by the coding sequence ATGCTGGGCCGGGTCGTCCTGCTCGCCGTCCCGCTGGCCATCTTGACGGTACGCCTGGTGCCCTGGCGCGGGTGGCTCCGTCTCGGGGCGGGGGTGATCGTGGCAGGCCTGGCCGCATGGCTCCTGGTGGCGCTGGCGCCGCCCGGCCTGCTCGCCTATCTGGTCTCCTTCGCCGTCATGGCCAGCATCTTCGCCATGCTGAGCCTCGGGCTCAACGTGCAGTGGGGCTACACCGGCCTCTTCAACATCGGCATCGCCGGCTTCTTCGCCGTCGGTGCCTTCACGTCGGCACTGTTCACGACGGCCATGCCCACGGGCCCGCTGGCGGCGTACAGCCAGCAGGCCTTCGGGCTCGAGGCGCCCTTCGTGGTGGGCGTCGGCGCCGCTGCCATCCTCTCGGGGCTCCTGGCGGCCGCCATCGGGCTGCTCACGCTGCGGCTGCAGCAAGACTACCTGGCCATCGCCACCATCGGCATCGCGGAGCTGGTGCGGCTCGTCTTCCAGAACGAGCGCTGGCTGGCCAACGGTCCCCAGCCGCTGCGGGGCATCCCCCGTCCCCTGGAGTGCCTGGTGCAGGATCCGCCGTGCAGATGGCTGCCGGGCCCTCTCCAGTCGGTGGTGGCGCCCCTGGAGCCCCGAGACTACCCGTACGTCTACCTGATGCTGGCCGTCCTCGGCGTCACGCTGGTCTACGTGCTCATCGAGCGGGCCATCCGATCCCCCTGGGGCCGGGTGTTGCGGGCCATCCGCGAGGAGGAGACGTCGGCCGCCATGAACGGCAAGGACGTGCTCGCCTTCAAGCTCCAGGCGCTGGTGGTGGGCGCCGTGATCATGGGGGCCGCAGGGGCCTTCTACGCGCACTACCTGGTCTCCATCGACTACGGCCACTTCACGCCGCTGTACGGGACCTTCCTCATCTGGGTCATGCTGATGCTGGGCGGCAGCGGCAACAATCGAGGGGCCGTCCTGGGCGCCTTCGTCGTCTGGGGGATCTGGACGGGGACCACCTTCGTCACCGACTGGCTCAACCCGCTGCTGGCGGCCGTCTCGCCGGACCTGCCCGCTCGCAGTCCCTACCTGCGCTACATGCTGGTGGCCGTCATGCTGGAGCTGATCATCCTCTTCCGACCGCAGGGCCTGCTGGGCGAGGAGCGCAAGGTCTCGGTCCTGTACGAGGGATGA
- a CDS encoding LutB/LldF family L-lactate oxidation iron-sulfur protein produces the protein MRHTRPPGVESFRDRARRALADERLRQAVRITADGKVEARRAAFAQLAELAAGGWAPGDFEALRRRAHAIKMASLDDLDRLVAKAAASIEARGGHVWRAARAEDVARIVEGIAKRRGARRLVKSKSMATEEVELNARLEAAGLEVVETDLGEFIVQLAGERPAHIVTPCIHKSRDEIAALFSRLVGRPVPTDTPSLAVVARQVLREDFLQADIGVSGANFVVAETGSVVICTNEGNGRLVSSAPPVHVVVAGIEKVIPSLADLPVFLELLARSATGQAITVYTHLVTGPRGPGELDGPEELHVILMDHGRSRILASPYREVLACIRCGACLNHCPVYRQVGGHAYGSVYSGPVGVVLAPLLEGERASDLPFDACSLCTACTDVCPVGIPLHELILRHRADRVRSVGRGPAGFGTALELGAWLWRSPWRYRASLRLARMGARAARRWGAAGGDGWLSSLPGPLAPWTWGRDLPEPSQRSFWELWQRGEVLLGEGRRAVAGCGRSGTPPEPPPPDGPPRDDPPAPGGEASRQASLDLARRIAHFTQMVERLGGRVHRVGDAQGLPAALASLCEAVAPRGGRIVMADDLDLAPRELAEALRRRGLSLYWTGGGDVPEPGPDRVEAWRAEARRAAVGITVGRYAVAETGSVVLLAGPGQGRLASLLPAVQVTVVRESDVLASLEELARRLGAEPLPSSVAIVTGPSRSADIENDLVLGVHGPSQVHVVLVGGHDDAARRDDLRA, from the coding sequence ATGAGACACACCCGACCCCCCGGCGTGGAGAGCTTTCGCGACCGAGCCCGGCGAGCCCTGGCGGACGAGCGGCTCCGACAGGCCGTGCGCATCACCGCCGACGGCAAGGTGGAGGCCCGACGGGCGGCCTTCGCCCAGCTGGCCGAGCTGGCCGCCGGGGGGTGGGCCCCGGGCGACTTCGAGGCCCTGCGCCGCCGGGCGCATGCCATCAAGATGGCGTCGCTCGACGACCTGGACCGGCTGGTGGCCAAGGCGGCCGCGTCCATCGAGGCGCGGGGCGGGCACGTCTGGCGAGCCGCCCGCGCCGAGGACGTCGCGCGCATCGTGGAGGGCATCGCGAAGCGGCGGGGCGCGCGGCGGTTGGTCAAGTCCAAGTCCATGGCCACCGAGGAGGTCGAGCTCAACGCCCGCCTGGAGGCGGCGGGCCTGGAGGTGGTGGAGACCGACCTCGGTGAGTTCATCGTCCAGCTGGCGGGAGAGCGCCCCGCCCACATCGTGACGCCCTGCATCCACAAGAGCCGGGACGAGATAGCGGCCCTCTTCTCCCGGCTGGTGGGCCGGCCCGTCCCCACGGACACCCCGTCCCTGGCGGTGGTGGCACGACAGGTGTTGCGGGAGGACTTCCTGCAGGCGGACATCGGGGTGTCCGGGGCCAACTTCGTGGTGGCCGAGACGGGCAGCGTGGTCATCTGCACCAACGAGGGCAACGGGCGCCTGGTCAGCTCGGCGCCGCCGGTGCACGTGGTGGTGGCCGGCATCGAGAAGGTGATCCCGTCGCTGGCCGACCTGCCGGTCTTCCTGGAGTTGCTCGCACGCAGCGCGACGGGGCAAGCCATCACCGTCTACACGCACCTGGTGACGGGGCCTCGGGGGCCGGGCGAGCTGGATGGCCCCGAGGAGCTGCACGTCATCCTGATGGACCACGGCCGCAGCCGTATCCTCGCCTCGCCCTACCGGGAGGTGCTGGCCTGCATCCGGTGCGGCGCCTGCCTCAACCACTGCCCGGTCTACCGCCAGGTGGGCGGCCACGCCTACGGCTCCGTCTACAGCGGTCCCGTCGGGGTGGTGCTGGCCCCGCTGCTAGAGGGGGAGCGGGCCTCGGACCTGCCCTTCGACGCGTGCTCCCTCTGCACGGCCTGCACGGACGTCTGCCCCGTAGGGATCCCCTTGCACGAGCTGATCCTGCGCCACCGGGCCGACAGGGTTCGCTCGGTCGGCCGGGGGCCGGCGGGCTTCGGGACGGCGCTCGAGCTGGGCGCATGGCTGTGGAGGAGCCCCTGGCGCTACCGGGCCAGCCTGCGCCTGGCTCGCATGGGGGCCCGGGCGGCCCGGCGATGGGGGGCGGCGGGCGGAGACGGCTGGCTGTCGTCGCTGCCCGGGCCGCTGGCGCCCTGGACGTGGGGCCGGGACCTGCCGGAGCCGTCGCAGCGGTCTTTCTGGGAGCTGTGGCAGCGCGGCGAGGTGCTCCTCGGAGAGGGGCGTCGCGCCGTGGCGGGCTGTGGCCGGTCGGGCACGCCGCCGGAGCCGCCGCCCCCGGACGGCCCACCGCGAGATGACCCGCCCGCGCCCGGGGGCGAGGCGAGCCGCCAGGCGTCCCTGGACCTGGCCCGTCGCATCGCGCACTTCACGCAAATGGTCGAGCGGCTCGGGGGCCGCGTCCATCGGGTGGGCGACGCGCAAGGGCTGCCGGCCGCACTGGCAAGCCTATGTGAGGCGGTGGCGCCACGGGGCGGTCGGATCGTGATGGCCGACGACCTGGACCTGGCCCCCCGCGAGCTGGCCGAGGCGCTGAGGCGACGGGGTCTCTCGCTCTACTGGACGGGCGGGGGCGACGTGCCCGAGCCCGGCCCGGACCGTGTCGAGGCCTGGCGAGCGGAGGCGCGGCGGGCCGCCGTGGGCATCACCGTGGGACGATACGCGGTAGCGGAGACCGGCAGCGTCGTCTTGCTGGCCGGCCCGGGCCAGGGTCGCCTGGCCAGCCTGCTGCCCGCGGTGCAGGTCACCGTCGTGCGGGAGTCCGACGTGCTAGCCAGCCTGGAGGAGCTGGCCCGTCGCCTGGGGGCGGAGCCGCTGCCCTCGTCAGTGGCCATCGTGACCGGCCCGAGCCGCAGCGCCGACATCGAAAACGACCTGGTGCTGGGCGTGCATGGCCCGTCGCAGGTGCACGTGGTGCTCGTGGGGGGCCACGACGACGCCGCGCGACGAGACGACCTGAGAGCGTGA
- a CDS encoding NCS2 family permease, whose translation MDAVRADTGESRALGLAGWLERRFRVRERGSTVGTEVVAGVTTFMTMAYILFVNPSILSAAGLPEEGVAVATAMAAGLATLAMGLFANYPFALASGMGLNAALAFGLVLGQGVPWPVAMGVIFVEGAIVTFFVLSNVREAVMDAIPLELKRAIGAGIGLFIAFIGLSQSGVVVASESTLVTFGDFGDPRVLLTFGGILVTAALLALRVRGAILGGIILTALAGIPLGITPLPERWLAWPGAASFETFFKLDIAGALQVGLLGSIFAFLMTDFFDTMGTVVAVAGEARLLDREGRLPGIKRVLLVDSLAAMLGGLFGASSVTTYVESASGVGEGGRTGLTSVVVALLFFASVLFTPVLVVVPPQATAAALIVVGFLMLSTVVKEIRFDNYTEAFPAFVTLLTIPLTFNIARGIGYGFITYVMVNLLTGKAREVRWLMWVVAGLFVLSFLWEG comes from the coding sequence ATGGACGCGGTGCGGGCCGACACCGGGGAGAGTCGTGCGCTGGGGCTGGCAGGATGGCTTGAGCGGCGCTTCCGGGTGCGGGAGCGGGGATCCACCGTCGGCACCGAGGTGGTCGCCGGCGTCACCACCTTCATGACCATGGCCTACATCCTCTTCGTCAACCCCAGCATCCTGAGCGCGGCCGGGCTCCCCGAGGAGGGGGTGGCGGTCGCGACGGCCATGGCCGCCGGACTCGCCACGCTGGCGATGGGCCTCTTCGCCAACTACCCGTTCGCGCTGGCCTCGGGGATGGGCCTCAACGCGGCCCTCGCCTTCGGGCTGGTGCTGGGGCAAGGGGTGCCGTGGCCGGTCGCGATGGGGGTCATCTTCGTCGAGGGGGCCATCGTGACGTTCTTCGTGCTGAGCAACGTGCGCGAGGCCGTCATGGATGCCATCCCCCTCGAGCTCAAGCGCGCCATCGGCGCCGGGATCGGGCTCTTCATCGCCTTCATCGGGCTGTCCCAGTCGGGCGTGGTGGTGGCCAGCGAGTCGACCCTGGTCACCTTCGGCGACTTCGGCGACCCGCGGGTCTTGCTCACCTTCGGCGGCATCCTGGTGACGGCTGCCCTGCTCGCGCTGCGGGTGCGGGGCGCCATCCTGGGCGGCATCATCCTGACGGCCCTGGCCGGCATCCCGCTCGGCATCACCCCGTTGCCCGAGCGGTGGCTGGCCTGGCCGGGTGCGGCCAGCTTCGAGACGTTCTTCAAGCTCGACATCGCTGGTGCGCTGCAGGTGGGGCTGCTGGGCTCCATCTTCGCCTTCCTGATGACCGACTTCTTCGACACCATGGGCACGGTCGTCGCGGTGGCGGGGGAGGCCCGGCTGCTGGACCGCGAGGGGCGGCTGCCGGGCATCAAGCGGGTGCTGCTGGTCGACTCCCTGGCGGCCATGCTGGGCGGCCTGTTTGGCGCCAGCTCGGTGACGACCTACGTGGAGAGCGCCTCGGGCGTGGGAGAGGGCGGGCGCACGGGCCTCACCTCGGTGGTGGTGGCGCTGCTCTTCTTCGCCTCCGTGCTCTTCACGCCCGTGCTGGTGGTCGTGCCCCCGCAGGCGACGGCCGCGGCGCTGATCGTGGTGGGCTTCCTCATGCTGAGCACGGTGGTCAAGGAGATCCGGTTCGACAACTACACGGAGGCCTTCCCGGCCTTCGTGACGCTGCTGACCATCCCCCTCACCTTCAACATCGCCCGCGGCATCGGCTACGGCTTCATCACGTACGTGATGGTCAATCTCCTGACCGGCAAGGCCCGGGAGGTGCGCTGGCTGATGTGGGTGGTGGCCGGGCTGTTCGTGCTGAGCTTCCTGTGGGAGGGCTAG
- a CDS encoding carbohydrate ABC transporter permease, with amino-acid sequence MARPAGAATGASWQLALGRAGLGIGRGIGWVVLVAWAIVSLMPLYWMLTTSFMLSEEVWQVPPAFVPTVAKELPALLLSGRWAEAAALWGDATESYVFLFQSTPIWRWFLNSTIVSGVATLGVLLLDSMAAYAFAKRRFPGRELLFWIMISTLMIPGQVTLVPMFMIVRNAGLMNTLWAVILPDLSMVFGVFLLRQFMRTIPTELVEAATIDGASEFVIYSRIMVPLAKPGLATLGILTFMSTWNSFLWPLIALQRSELFTLTVGLKTLQDKNLVQYGLLMSGATVAAIPMVIVFLMFQRYFVKGLTLGGLKG; translated from the coding sequence GTGGCCCGCCCCGCCGGTGCGGCAACGGGTGCCTCGTGGCAGCTCGCGCTGGGCCGCGCCGGGCTCGGCATCGGGCGGGGGATCGGATGGGTGGTGCTGGTCGCCTGGGCCATCGTCTCGCTGATGCCGCTCTACTGGATGCTGACGACCTCCTTCATGCTGTCGGAGGAGGTCTGGCAGGTACCCCCGGCCTTCGTGCCCACGGTGGCCAAGGAGCTCCCTGCCCTGCTGCTGTCGGGGCGGTGGGCCGAGGCAGCGGCACTGTGGGGCGATGCGACGGAGAGCTACGTCTTCCTCTTCCAGTCGACCCCCATCTGGCGATGGTTCCTCAACTCCACCATCGTCTCCGGTGTCGCCACGCTGGGGGTGCTCCTGCTGGACTCGATGGCGGCCTACGCCTTCGCCAAGCGGCGCTTCCCGGGGCGTGAGCTGCTCTTCTGGATCATGATCAGCACGCTCATGATCCCGGGCCAGGTGACGCTGGTGCCCATGTTCATGATCGTGCGCAACGCCGGCCTGATGAACACCCTCTGGGCGGTCATCCTGCCCGACCTGAGCATGGTCTTCGGCGTCTTCCTGTTGCGCCAGTTCATGCGGACCATCCCCACCGAGCTGGTGGAGGCGGCCACCATCGACGGCGCCTCGGAGTTCGTCATCTACAGCCGCATCATGGTGCCCCTGGCCAAGCCGGGGCTCGCCACGCTGGGCATCCTCACCTTCATGTCCACGTGGAACTCGTTCCTATGGCCGCTCATCGCGCTGCAGCGATCCGAGCTCTTCACCCTGACGGTGGGTCTCAAGACCCTCCAGGACAAGAACCTGGTGCAGTACGGGCTCCTGATGAGCGGCGCCACGGTGGCCGCCATCCCCATGGTCATCGTCTTCCTGATGTTCCAGCGCTACTTCGTCAAGGGGCTCACGCTGGGAGGCCTCAAGGGCTGA